The following coding sequences are from one Bufo bufo chromosome 2, aBufBuf1.1, whole genome shotgun sequence window:
- the PSAT1 gene encoding phosphoserine aminotransferase, with protein MDIVSQVLNFGAGPAKLPPPVLLEAQKELVDYKGLGISVLEMSHRSSDFTKILNGTEITMRELLNIPDNYKVLFLQGGGSGQFSGVALNLIGLKEARCADYIVTGAWSAKAAKEAEKYGKVNVVHPKLASYTGIPDSSSWNLNPEASYVYYCANETVHGVEFQEIPDVKGALLVCDMSSNFLSRPIDISKFGLIFAGAQKNVGCAGVTVVIVREDLLGFSLKECPTILDYKIQAGNASLYNTPPCFSIYIMGLVLEWIKNNGGAACMEKLSIIKSEMIYNVIDQSNGLFVCPVEKEGRSRMNIPFRIGSIKGDSALEREFLDKAAALGMMSLKGHRSVGGIRASLYNAVTVDDVEKLADFMRHFKETHQ; from the exons ATGGACATCGTCTCACAGGTTCTCAATTTTGGTGCAGGACCAGCCAAGCTGCCGCCACCT GTTTTGCTTGAAGCTCAGAAAGAACTGGTTGACTATAAAGGACTTGGCATAAGTGTCCTTG AAATGAGCCACAGATCATCCGATTTTACAAAGATTTTAAATGGTACAGAAATTACCATGAGAGAATTACT aaataTTCCAGACAATTATAAGGTGCTTTTCCTTCAAGGAGGTGGAAGTGGACAGTTTAGTGGCGTGGCTCTTAATCTTATTGGTCTGAAAGAAGCCAGGTGTGCAGACTACATAGTTACAGGTGCCTGGTCAGCAAAAGCTGCTAAGGAAGCCGAGAAATATGGAAAAGTCAACGTTGTCCACCCAAAGCTTGCAAGTTACACAG gaaTCCCAGATTCAAGCAGCTGGAATCTTAACCCAGAAGCGTCCTATGTTTACTACTGTGCCAATGAAACCGTACACGGTGTGGAGTTTCAGGAAATTCCTGATGTGAAGGGAGCACTACTAGTTTGTGATATGTCTTCAAACTTCCTGTCCAGACCAATTGATATTTCCAAG TTTGGACTTATTTTTGCCGGAGCTCAAAAGAATGTTGGCTGTGCCGGGGTGACAGTGGTAATAGTGAGAGAAGATTTATTGGGTTTTTCATTGAAAGAATGCCCTACCATCCTAGATTACAAAATCCAGGCAGGAAATGCTTCTCTGTATAACACCCCTCCATGTTTCAG CATCTACATAATGGGATTGGTGCTGGAATGGATTAAGAATAACGGAGGCGCAGCGTGTATGGAGAAGCTGAGCATCATCAAATCCGAAATGATTTACAATGTTATAGATCAATCCAATGGATTGTTTGT GTGTCCTGTAGAGAAAGAAGGCAGGAGCAGAATGAATATCCCTTTCCGTATCGGAAGTATTAAGGGTGACAGTGCCTTAGAGAGAGAATTTCTTGACAAAGCTGCAGCACTTGGAATGATGTCTCTGAAAGGACACAG